One Nicotiana sylvestris chromosome 12, ASM39365v2, whole genome shotgun sequence genomic window carries:
- the LOC138883057 gene encoding uncharacterized protein codes for MGLSDSMKNIVDASAGGAFLSKTWREGQSLLDKMAQNSGWMTRNAPITPVVHSVPFDPSNSMAENVATLLTQMSILTKNVEESGQKQQVHIVDTTNGGLCTSCISQPIGNPWNAEHDHHHQHPEDMNYMSNYGGQRQGNQNWGQQTQQPYRPPQPQYNAGNMGGMRPSNNMAPYPRSQGYNNQQQGYLPPQQQHGGRQEDGFTRLEAMMQQGTLPADTQINRKDQGPKQLMAVSLRNDKDLDVEQERARDNIQAETLIQVPSELDDSTRLTDVPIQPAQKEKNTQQEIEKVVEAVEEPVVEIVAEKEKSQEIGKKRPPAPFPQRLAKHQKEEQYKKFFEMLKQIQVNIPLIEALKEMPGYAKMMKDLMSRKFDFQDLATVTLTQMCSAVVTRPVAEKLSDPGSFTIPCTIGNFAFVKALCDLGANINIMPLVIYKRLGIGRARPTSMLLQLADRTVGKFVFPADFVILDCKVDKEIPIILGRPFLATGRTLIDCETGELKMSLNDEEIIFNVQKSMRRPTEFANCSLIDAMDVIVQSDDEVLKVEDPLAACLTNLEEVNGENLAEWVLALEGRGSWERNLEFEPLHLEKRETPPAKPSIEEPPKLKLKPLPAHLRYEFLGPDSTLPVIISSGLLDVQVQQLL; via the exons ATGGGACTGTCAGATAGCATGAAGAACATTGTAGATGCCTCAGCTGGTGGGGCGTTTTTGAGCAAAACTTGGAGAGAAGGTCAGAGTCTACTTGACAAAATGGCTCAAAATTCGGGGTGGATGacgaggaatgcacctatcacacCAGTGGTACACTCAGTGCCTTTTGACCCATCAAATTCCATGGCTGAAAATGTGGCGACCCTTTTGACACAgatgagcatactcaccaaaaaTGTGGAGGAATCGGGGCAGAAACAGCAAGTGCACATTGTAGATACcaccaatgggggcttgtgcacatcttgcattagtcagccaattggtaatcCGTGGAATGCTGAACATGATCATCATCATCAGCACCCTGAGGACATGAACTATATGTCAAactatggaggccagagacagggcAATCAGAACTGGGGTCAGCAAACTCAGCAGCCATACAGACCACCTCAGCCACAGTACAACGctggaaacatgggaggtatgagaccctccaacaatatggcaccttatcCAAGGTCACAAGGGTACAACAATCAACAGCAAGGGTATCTCCCACCTCAACAAcagcatggtggaaggcaagaagatgggttcacaagacttgaagcaatgatgcagcag GGGACATTACCTGCAGATACCCAAATCAATCGTAAAGATCAGggcccgaagcagctgatggcggtGAGTCTCCGTAATGACAAGGATCTTGATGTAGAGCAGGAGAGAGCTCGTGACAATATACAGGCTGAGACACTCATTCAGGTACCCAGTGAGCTAGATGATTCCACAAGGCTGACAGATGTGCCAATCCAGCCTGCTCAGAAAGAAAAGAATACTCAGCAGGAGATCGAGAAAGTTGTTGAAGCAGTTGAAGAGCCGGTAGTAGAGATAGTAGCTGAGAAAGAAAAGTCCCAAGAGATTGGGAAGAAAAGACCTCCTGCTCCATTTCCACAGAGGTTGGCCAAGCATCAAAAGGAGGAGCAGTACAAAAAGTTCTTTGAGATGCTCAAGCAAATTCAGGttaatattccattgattgaagCTTTAAAGGAGATGCCTGGATACGCAAAAATGATGAAAGATTTAATGTCCCGGAAATTTgacttccaagacttggccacggtGACACTTACTCAGATGTGCAGTGCAGTGGTAACTAGACCTGTTGCTGAAAAACTCTCTGATCCAGGGAGTTTTactattccatgcactattggaaACTTTGCTTTTGTGAAAGCACTCTGTGATTTAGGGGCCAATATTAATATTATGCCCTTGGTCATTTACAAAAGGTTGGGAATTgggagagctagacccacctctatgttgttgcagctggctgacaggact GTGGGGAAAttcgtgttccctgcagattttgtgatattggattgcAAAGTGGATAAAGAAATTCCTATCATcttaggaagaccattcttggccactgGGAGAACTCTTATTGATTGTGAGACTGGGGAACTTAAGATGAGTCTCAATGACGAAGAGATtatattcaatgtgcagaaatctatgaggcgaccaactgagttcgccaattgctctcttattgatgccaTGGATGTAATCGTACAGTCTGATGATGAAGTATTGAAGGTTGAGGATCCCCTCGCTGCATGTTTGACGAATTTGGAGGAAGTGAATGGTGAGAACTTGGCGGAATGGGTGTTGGCACTGGAAGGTAGAGGGTCTTGGGAAAGAAATCTAGAGTTTGAGCCCCTACACTTAGAAAAGAGGGAgactcctccagctaagccatccattgaagaaccacCGAAGCTGAAATTAAAGCCATTGCCAGCCCATCTCCGGTATGAATTTCTGGGACCTGACTCCActctacctgttattatctcatctggtttgttagatgtgcaggtccAACAGCTTCTATAG